From a region of the Euwallacea similis isolate ESF13 chromosome 3, ESF131.1, whole genome shotgun sequence genome:
- the LOC136419839 gene encoding moesin/ezrin/radixin homolog 1-like, translated as MEVLEGDHQNMEEDKSKLMENNIETTEDEITVGNEEIKDVSEESKKMEEEHSATLIEETEEKLETEESELPNVPEERHSLTQQANLVVDEKEHSKEEAEEANEPAEEEPRLTQETERVEEEKEQQQKKVEETDNTEAETVINEKELQNTDINEETTTETIQAPQEVRLYNGNLRENDEQFLKSSLEPSDEQVIYDEINLESPHEIAKLQAKDKFKTIRFIPKGNTSKRVALFENMKIM; from the exons ATGGAGGTCTTGGAAGGTGACCATCAGAACATGGAGGAAGATAAGTCAAAGCTAATGGAGAACAATATTGAGACGACTGAAGATGAG ATTACAGTAGGAAATGAAGAGATTAAAGATGTTAGTGAGGAATCTAAGAAAATGGAGGAGGAACATTCTGCTACATTAATAGAAGAGACGGAAGAGAAACTAGAAACGGAGGAGAGTGAATTACCCAATGTACCAGAAGAAAGGCATAGTCTTACACAACAGGCAAACCTGGTAGTAGATGAAAAAGAACACTCAAAAGAAGAGGCTGAAGAGGCGAATGAACCAGCAGAGGAAGAACCTCGTCTTACACAAGAAACTGAAAGAgtagaagaggaaaaagaacaacaacaaaaaaaggtTGAAGAAACCGATAATACTGAGGCAGAAACAGtgataaatgaaaaagaatTGCAAAACACAGATATCAACGAGGAAACTACCACTGAGACCATTCAAGCACCACAGGAAGTTCGCCTTTACAATGGAAATTTGCGGGAGAACGatgagcaatttttgaag AGTTCACTTGAACCATCAGACGAACAAGTAATCTACGATGAAATCAATCTAGAAAGTCCTCATGAAATTGCGAAACTTCAAGCTAAAGATAAGTTTAAAACTATACGATTTATCCCTAAGGGAAATACTAGTAAAAGAGTGGCATTATTTGAGAATATGAAGATTATGTAG
- the phtf gene encoding protein phtf isoform X1, which produces MFKSVHMPIKPRTRYQEKIGTYDKQLWETRIEQREQRHYGLNHIQMRSGKPDTELIDLDLVRGSSFTKAKPQHGFVKVTRMATSRWLFMPFYAKWWMRQTSAKFFTFILFLYLVQMLNIVSYFYIYTSSSQSVIENISCMEVVVPIIMAWLLSLVHSQIVATSPDKQEKRRRTRKKLKFADDIDKTGKTRRFFDSHKYRLNISICFKKPNIDDDGFESLVGNGSRTSEEEEEASSEKHEPVKKDASKSVETSTPIRDKPTEFVAEDIFIEFEPVTEQGATCVHCKRGSQDQSLEGEENSSNCASCLKCRNWVKQLNDTVTKKLCSTDSESEEKEVFTFKKPSVKKRRTSATQTLPKISVTSALDSTCDTENEALLSPPDWTAGVTTNSEGCSTDLDDVSDAASPERCSDCFLLDPDANPSSVKASCIIYERDEIKKADLSMLDISSIIISKVEAVSSSSDYFYAGMVVAMVLALLRLMCRLTEGGTAVLTFWETCKNGSHRVAVSGFATDAVYVIVDELPRRFGELVVVALGTSPWERYIVAMAMMQRFIFASMVFFLLVVAERTFKQRLLYAKLFSHLTSSRRARKSEIPHFRLNKVRNIKTWLSVRSYLKKRGPQRSVDVIVSTAFVVTLLLLAFLCAELLKDTVSFSQYYLEALVWTLGLGVMLLRFITLGTKINEKYRNLSVLITEQINLHLQIEQKPHKKDELTVANNVLKLAIDLLKELENPFKISGFCANPILYNIIKLVILSALSGVLSEILGFKLKLHKIKFK; this is translated from the exons ATGTTCAAATCAGTTCATATGCCTATAAAACCAAGAACAAG GTATCAAGAGAAAATTGGAACATATGACAAACAGTTATGGGAGACCAGAATAGAGCAGCGCGAACAGAGACATTATGGACTGAACCATATACAAATGCGCTCTGGAAAACCTGATACAGAATTGATTGATTTAGATTTAGTTCGAG GCTCATCTTTCACCAAAGCAAAACCTCAACATGGGTTTGTAAAAGTCACCAGAATGGCTACATCAAGATGGCTGTTTATGCCCTTTTATGCCAAATGGTGGATGCGCCAAACATCTGCTAagtttttcacatttattttgttcctatatttagttcaaatgcttaatattgtttcatatttttacatttatacaTCCTCTTCTCAATCAGTCATCGAG AACATCTCGTGTATGGAAGTGGTAGTGCCTATTATAATGGCATGGTTATTAAGTTTGGTTCATTCCCAAATAGTTGCCACTAGTCCTGATAAGCAGGAGAAGCGACGCCGCACTAGAAAGAAGCTAAAATTTGCGGATGATATTGATAAGACAGGCAAAACCAGAAGGTTCTTTGATTCACACAAATATAG GCTCAATATTAGCATATGTTtcaaaaaaccaaatattGATGATGATGGTTTTGAAAGTCTTGTGGGTAATGGGTCAAGAACCagtgaagaagaagaagaagcttCAAGCGAGAAACACGAGCCTGTTAAGAAGG ATGCGAGTAAATCCGTAGAAACCAGCACTCCAATTCGGGACAAACCAACGGAATTTGTTGCCGAAGacattttcattgaatttgAGCCTGTAACTGAACAAGGAGCCACTTGTGTGCATTGCAAGAGAG GCAGCCAAGATCAGAGTTTAGAAGGGGAGGAAAACAGTTCCAACTGCGCTTCGTGCTTAAAATGCCGGAATTGGGTTAAGCAGCTAAACGACACTGTGACAAAGAAGCTGTGCTCTACCGATTCTGAAAGCGAGGAAAAAGAAGTATTTACGTTCAAAAAACCTAGCGTT AAAAAACGACGAACATCTGCTACTCAAACCCTCCCGAAAATTTCGGTGACTTCGGCATTGGATAGTACTTGCGACACCGAAAACGAAGCTCTCTTATCGCCTCCAGATTGGACTGCGG gaGTCACTACTAATAGCGAGGGCTGCAGCACCGATTTAGATGATGTCTCTGACGCAGCATCTCCTGAGAGGTGCTCTGATTGTTTCTTATTAGACCCAGATGCTAATCCATCTTCAGTTAAAG CGAGTTGCATCATCTACGAGCGCGACGAAATCAAAAAAGCAGACCTCTCAATGCTCGATATCAGCTCCATAATCATCTCCAAAGTTGAGGCTGTATCTTCCTCTTCAGATTACTTTTACGCCGGGATGGTGGTAGCCATGGTATTGGCCCTTTTGCGTCTCATGTGCCGACTCACGGAGGGCGGAACTGCGGTCCTGACATTCTGGGAAACTTGCAAAAATGGCTCTCATAGAGTCGCAGTTTCTGGGTTTGCGACGGATGCTGTTTATGTGATCGTGGACGAGTTGCCGAGGAGGTTCGGAGAGTTGGTAGTTGTGGCGTTGGGCACGTCGCCATG GGAGCGTTACATCGTGGCGATGGCAATGATGCAACGTTTTATCTTTGCCTCCATGGTCTTCTTTCTGTTGGTAGTAGCTGAACGAACCTTCAAACAACGACTTTTGTATGCGAAGTTGTTTTCTCACTTAACATCATCGCGCCGAGCCAGAAAATCGGAAATACCGCATTTTAGGCTAAATAAA GTTCGCAATATAAAAACCTGGTTATCAGTGaggtcatatttaaagaaacgCGGTCCTCAGCGATCAGTCGACGTCATTGTATCGACGGCCTTTGTGGTCACTCTGTTGTTGTTGGCATTTTTGTGTGCGGAACTGTTAAAG GACACAGTGTCCTTTTCCCAGTACTACCTAGAAGCTCTCGTTTGGACCTTAGGCCTGGGCGTAATGCTCCTACGGTTCATCACCTTGGGAACTAAAATAAACGAGAAATACCGCAATCTCTCTGTTCTAATTACCGAACAGATCAATTTGCACCTGCAAATTGAGCAAAAGCCGCATAAGAAGGATGAATTGACTGTGGCCAATAACGTCTTGAAGCTAGCCATAGATCTTCTCAAG GAATTGGAAAATCCCTTTAAAATATCGGGCTTCTGCGCTAACCCGATACTATACAATATAATTAAGCTGGTTATTCTATCAGCCCTTTCAGGTGTTTTGTCTGAGATTCTGGGCTTCAAACTGAAGCTTcacaaaatcaaattcaaatga
- the phtf gene encoding protein phtf isoform X2 gives MGIENIFVWYQEKIGTYDKQLWETRIEQREQRHYGLNHIQMRSGKPDTELIDLDLVRGSSFTKAKPQHGFVKVTRMATSRWLFMPFYAKWWMRQTSAKFFTFILFLYLVQMLNIVSYFYIYTSSSQSVIENISCMEVVVPIIMAWLLSLVHSQIVATSPDKQEKRRRTRKKLKFADDIDKTGKTRRFFDSHKYRLNISICFKKPNIDDDGFESLVGNGSRTSEEEEEASSEKHEPVKKDASKSVETSTPIRDKPTEFVAEDIFIEFEPVTEQGATCVHCKRGSQDQSLEGEENSSNCASCLKCRNWVKQLNDTVTKKLCSTDSESEEKEVFTFKKPSVKKRRTSATQTLPKISVTSALDSTCDTENEALLSPPDWTAGVTTNSEGCSTDLDDVSDAASPERCSDCFLLDPDANPSSVKASCIIYERDEIKKADLSMLDISSIIISKVEAVSSSSDYFYAGMVVAMVLALLRLMCRLTEGGTAVLTFWETCKNGSHRVAVSGFATDAVYVIVDELPRRFGELVVVALGTSPWERYIVAMAMMQRFIFASMVFFLLVVAERTFKQRLLYAKLFSHLTSSRRARKSEIPHFRLNKVRNIKTWLSVRSYLKKRGPQRSVDVIVSTAFVVTLLLLAFLCAELLKDTVSFSQYYLEALVWTLGLGVMLLRFITLGTKINEKYRNLSVLITEQINLHLQIEQKPHKKDELTVANNVLKLAIDLLKELENPFKISGFCANPILYNIIKLVILSALSGVLSEILGFKLKLHKIKFK, from the exons ATGggtattgaaaatatatttgtctG GTATCAAGAGAAAATTGGAACATATGACAAACAGTTATGGGAGACCAGAATAGAGCAGCGCGAACAGAGACATTATGGACTGAACCATATACAAATGCGCTCTGGAAAACCTGATACAGAATTGATTGATTTAGATTTAGTTCGAG GCTCATCTTTCACCAAAGCAAAACCTCAACATGGGTTTGTAAAAGTCACCAGAATGGCTACATCAAGATGGCTGTTTATGCCCTTTTATGCCAAATGGTGGATGCGCCAAACATCTGCTAagtttttcacatttattttgttcctatatttagttcaaatgcttaatattgtttcatatttttacatttatacaTCCTCTTCTCAATCAGTCATCGAG AACATCTCGTGTATGGAAGTGGTAGTGCCTATTATAATGGCATGGTTATTAAGTTTGGTTCATTCCCAAATAGTTGCCACTAGTCCTGATAAGCAGGAGAAGCGACGCCGCACTAGAAAGAAGCTAAAATTTGCGGATGATATTGATAAGACAGGCAAAACCAGAAGGTTCTTTGATTCACACAAATATAG GCTCAATATTAGCATATGTTtcaaaaaaccaaatattGATGATGATGGTTTTGAAAGTCTTGTGGGTAATGGGTCAAGAACCagtgaagaagaagaagaagcttCAAGCGAGAAACACGAGCCTGTTAAGAAGG ATGCGAGTAAATCCGTAGAAACCAGCACTCCAATTCGGGACAAACCAACGGAATTTGTTGCCGAAGacattttcattgaatttgAGCCTGTAACTGAACAAGGAGCCACTTGTGTGCATTGCAAGAGAG GCAGCCAAGATCAGAGTTTAGAAGGGGAGGAAAACAGTTCCAACTGCGCTTCGTGCTTAAAATGCCGGAATTGGGTTAAGCAGCTAAACGACACTGTGACAAAGAAGCTGTGCTCTACCGATTCTGAAAGCGAGGAAAAAGAAGTATTTACGTTCAAAAAACCTAGCGTT AAAAAACGACGAACATCTGCTACTCAAACCCTCCCGAAAATTTCGGTGACTTCGGCATTGGATAGTACTTGCGACACCGAAAACGAAGCTCTCTTATCGCCTCCAGATTGGACTGCGG gaGTCACTACTAATAGCGAGGGCTGCAGCACCGATTTAGATGATGTCTCTGACGCAGCATCTCCTGAGAGGTGCTCTGATTGTTTCTTATTAGACCCAGATGCTAATCCATCTTCAGTTAAAG CGAGTTGCATCATCTACGAGCGCGACGAAATCAAAAAAGCAGACCTCTCAATGCTCGATATCAGCTCCATAATCATCTCCAAAGTTGAGGCTGTATCTTCCTCTTCAGATTACTTTTACGCCGGGATGGTGGTAGCCATGGTATTGGCCCTTTTGCGTCTCATGTGCCGACTCACGGAGGGCGGAACTGCGGTCCTGACATTCTGGGAAACTTGCAAAAATGGCTCTCATAGAGTCGCAGTTTCTGGGTTTGCGACGGATGCTGTTTATGTGATCGTGGACGAGTTGCCGAGGAGGTTCGGAGAGTTGGTAGTTGTGGCGTTGGGCACGTCGCCATG GGAGCGTTACATCGTGGCGATGGCAATGATGCAACGTTTTATCTTTGCCTCCATGGTCTTCTTTCTGTTGGTAGTAGCTGAACGAACCTTCAAACAACGACTTTTGTATGCGAAGTTGTTTTCTCACTTAACATCATCGCGCCGAGCCAGAAAATCGGAAATACCGCATTTTAGGCTAAATAAA GTTCGCAATATAAAAACCTGGTTATCAGTGaggtcatatttaaagaaacgCGGTCCTCAGCGATCAGTCGACGTCATTGTATCGACGGCCTTTGTGGTCACTCTGTTGTTGTTGGCATTTTTGTGTGCGGAACTGTTAAAG GACACAGTGTCCTTTTCCCAGTACTACCTAGAAGCTCTCGTTTGGACCTTAGGCCTGGGCGTAATGCTCCTACGGTTCATCACCTTGGGAACTAAAATAAACGAGAAATACCGCAATCTCTCTGTTCTAATTACCGAACAGATCAATTTGCACCTGCAAATTGAGCAAAAGCCGCATAAGAAGGATGAATTGACTGTGGCCAATAACGTCTTGAAGCTAGCCATAGATCTTCTCAAG GAATTGGAAAATCCCTTTAAAATATCGGGCTTCTGCGCTAACCCGATACTATACAATATAATTAAGCTGGTTATTCTATCAGCCCTTTCAGGTGTTTTGTCTGAGATTCTGGGCTTCAAACTGAAGCTTcacaaaatcaaattcaaatga
- the LOC136419820 gene encoding major facilitator superfamily domain-containing protein 9-like, with the protein MSLLYVLFFLDMLNLAVFLPVFSPFIKSIGGTPFTLGILNSSGALISLLWNPIVGSLSDQIGRKGLLIKCFWASAIGSLLMASSNSLIVAFFGKLIGSLGTGVGILLRSTVADIYKTAEEKKTFFNKCASFMSVGFLLGSVSSGFISERENGFSLAFLLMAGIMGVASLISMRTLPDDSPTPNQVNSETSILDTGVTELKSAAANLKTISWDRYKSIFYIKGFYDLSTSIIFSNIGLILVNDFDVKGRTIGYVFMMVSLFRIAANILKLKLKNVLAKITVKNQIIGGEIVLFIGYIAMALSESIFVFMLFLATMVFARAFLDTMLTEVITTKTTQMDRGKVIGAYENLYSFNMFVAPLLSGILSPVFGQRFILGSAAIPIAISIAVANGEAESEKTE; encoded by the exons ATGAGTTTGCTTTATGTATTGTTTTTCTTG GACATGCTGAACCTGGCAGTATTCCTGCCAGTGTTCAGCCCCTTCATTAAATCAATCGGAGGAACTCCATTTACTTTAGGAATTTTGAATTCCAGTGGCGCATTAATCAGTCTTTTATGGAACCCCATTGTG GGGAGTTTGAGCGACCAAATAGGGCGAAAAGGGCTACTGATAAAATGCTTTTGGGCCAGTGCCATCGGAAGTCTTCTTATGGCCTCCTCAAATTCACTGATTGTAGCCTTTTTTGGGAAATTAATCGGAT CTCTTGGAACTGGAGTAGGAATTCTGTTGAGATCAACAGTGGCGGACATATATAAAACCGCGGAAGAAAAGAAGACTTTCTTCAATAAATGCGCTTCTTTTATGTCTGTTGGGTTTTTGTTAGGATCAGTTTCCAGTGGGTTTATAAGCGAGAGGGAGAATGGATTTTCCTTGGCTTTCCTGCTAATGGCTGGTATCATGGGTGTCGCATCTC TAATCTCAATGCGAACCTTGCCAGATGATTCACCAACCCCCAACCAAGTAAACTCTGAAACCTCAATCCTTGACACAGGAGTAACCGAACTTAAATCGGCAGCAGCCAATTTAAAAACCATATCCTGGGACCGCTATAAATCAATCTTTTACATTAAAGGATTTTACGATCTCAGCACATCCATTATTTTCTCTAACATCGGCCTGATACTAGTCAATGACTTCGATGTGAAAGGACGCACCATCGGATACGTGTTTATGATGGTCAGTTTGTTTAGAATAGCCGCCAACATCCTCAAGTTGAAGCTCAAAAACGTTTTGGCAAAAATCACTGTAAAAAACCAGATTATTGGGGGCGAGATTGTGCTTTTTATTGGTTATATTGCAATGGCACTCTCTGAGagcatttttgtatttatgcTATTTTTGGCCACGATGGTCTTTGCAAGGGCATTCTTGGACACCATGTTGACCGAGGTGATCACCACTAAAACAACGCAAATGGATAGAGGAAAAGTCATTGGGGCTTATGAGAATTTGTATTCATTTAACATGTTTGTAGCTCCCCTTTTATCAGGGATTCTCTCTCCAGTTTTTGGGCAGAGATTTATATTGGGTTCTGCCGCTATACCTATAGCTATTTCAATAGCAGTGGCTAATGGAGAGGCAGAATCAGAAAAGACTGAATAG
- the LOC136419736 gene encoding odorant receptor 67c-like produces the protein MGLIATPKLFQQLWGIWPTETIHSDVNKKLYLIYRVFVIGWYSLFNIFQAIASIRLLSNKESFERISKCLSVVITLILMLINSIIYYKNRIPNMCLEVSKTENLILNNVHESEVYSSYQSALRRNIYLNRYIVGSSIFTLLTFIGVSAMEVVKIGPDYWKYDNVSFMHELYLPFDKSNFSVGIIFVNVWISIESVVVNGVIQTTLYALVMYGALRFKVLQIRLKRLNESEIKGGKIRFLKKLVIDHQECLRFIKDLNNATSYVLLMSFLLNSVKVASVIFPLMAVTSFLDFAFPLIYSSMLISEVFFLGWMCNEVQAESLNVADSIFQTSWYMENKEYKMVLQIMIMRAQRPVAMRIGPFGTMTAGTIMTTLKAAYSYATLMLNQ, from the exons ATGGGGCTGATCGCCACCCCTAAACTTTTTCAGCAATTATGGGGGATTTGGCCCACAGAAACCATCCACTCAGACGTtaataaaaaactgtatttaatATACCGAGTGTTTGTAATTGGGTGGTATtctttgtttaatatttttcaagcaATAGCCAGCATCAG GCTTTTGTCAAACAAAGAATCATTCGAACGAATCAGCAAATGCCTCTCAGTGGTCATTACCCTAATCCTCATGTTGATCAACTCTATCATTTACTACAAGAACCGAATCCCCAATATGTGTTTGGAAGTTTCCAAAACCGAAAACCTAATCTTGAACAATGTTCACGAAAGTGAGGTATACTCATCATACCAAAGTGCTTTAAGGAGAAACATTTACTTGAATCGCTACATTGTCGGATCGTCAATTTTCACTCTCCTCACTTTCATCGGGGTCTCAGCAATGGAGGTGGTGAAAATAGGGCCTGACTACTGGAAGTACGATAACGTGTCCTTTATGCACGAGCTGTACCTGCCCTTTGACAAGAGTAATTTCTCTGTGGGGATTATATTTGTGAATGTGTGGATCTCAATTGAGAGCGTGGTGGTAAATGGGGTGATTCAGACCACGTTATACGCCCTGGTCATGTATGGGGCGTTGAGGTTTAAGGTGCTGCAAATTCGCCTGAAGAGGCTTAACGAGAGCGAAATCAAGGGAGGAAAGATCCGGTTTCTGAAGAAGTTGGTAATAGATCATCAGGAGTGCCTTAG GTTCATCAAGGACCTAAATAATGCTACCAGCTACGTTTTGTTGATGAGTTTTTTGCTGAATTCTGTGAAAGTGGCCTCAGTGATATTCCCCCTGATGGCT GTGACCAGCTTTTTGGATTTCGCGTTTCCCCTTATCTACTCCTCAATGCTCATATCGGAGGTGTTTTTCCTCGGTTGGATGTGCAACGAAGTGCAAGCTGAG AGCTTGAACGTGGCCGACTCCATTTTCCAGACGTCCTGGTACATGGAAAATAAAGAGTACAAAATGGTGCTGCAGATAATGATAATGAGGGCTCAACGACCGGTGGCAATGAGAATCGGTCCGTTCGGTACAATGACCGCTGGCACAATTATGACC ACTTTGAAAGCTGCATATTCGTACGCCACCCTGATGTTGAATCAGTAG
- the phtf gene encoding protein phtf isoform X3: protein MFKSVHMPIKPRTRYQEKIGTYDKQLWETRIEQREQRHYGLNHIQMRSGKPDTELIDLDLVRGSSFTKAKPQHGFVKVTRMATSRWLFMPFYAKWWMRQTSAKFFTFILFLYLVQMLNIVSYFYIYTSSSQSVIENISCMEVVVPIIMAWLLSLVHSQIVATSPDKQEKRRRTRKKLKFADDIDKTGKTRRFFDSHKYRLNISICFKKPNIDDDGFESLVGNGSRTSEEEEEASSEKHEPVKKETSTPIRDKPTEFVAEDIFIEFEPVTEQGATCVHCKRGSQDQSLEGEENSSNCASCLKCRNWVKQLNDTVTKKLCSTDSESEEKEVFTFKKPSVKKRRTSATQTLPKISVTSALDSTCDTENEALLSPPDWTAGVTTNSEGCSTDLDDVSDAASPERCSDCFLLDPDANPSSVKASCIIYERDEIKKADLSMLDISSIIISKVEAVSSSSDYFYAGMVVAMVLALLRLMCRLTEGGTAVLTFWETCKNGSHRVAVSGFATDAVYVIVDELPRRFGELVVVALGTSPWERYIVAMAMMQRFIFASMVFFLLVVAERTFKQRLLYAKLFSHLTSSRRARKSEIPHFRLNKVRNIKTWLSVRSYLKKRGPQRSVDVIVSTAFVVTLLLLAFLCAELLKDTVSFSQYYLEALVWTLGLGVMLLRFITLGTKINEKYRNLSVLITEQINLHLQIEQKPHKKDELTVANNVLKLAIDLLKELENPFKISGFCANPILYNIIKLVILSALSGVLSEILGFKLKLHKIKFK, encoded by the exons ATGTTCAAATCAGTTCATATGCCTATAAAACCAAGAACAAG GTATCAAGAGAAAATTGGAACATATGACAAACAGTTATGGGAGACCAGAATAGAGCAGCGCGAACAGAGACATTATGGACTGAACCATATACAAATGCGCTCTGGAAAACCTGATACAGAATTGATTGATTTAGATTTAGTTCGAG GCTCATCTTTCACCAAAGCAAAACCTCAACATGGGTTTGTAAAAGTCACCAGAATGGCTACATCAAGATGGCTGTTTATGCCCTTTTATGCCAAATGGTGGATGCGCCAAACATCTGCTAagtttttcacatttattttgttcctatatttagttcaaatgcttaatattgtttcatatttttacatttatacaTCCTCTTCTCAATCAGTCATCGAG AACATCTCGTGTATGGAAGTGGTAGTGCCTATTATAATGGCATGGTTATTAAGTTTGGTTCATTCCCAAATAGTTGCCACTAGTCCTGATAAGCAGGAGAAGCGACGCCGCACTAGAAAGAAGCTAAAATTTGCGGATGATATTGATAAGACAGGCAAAACCAGAAGGTTCTTTGATTCACACAAATATAG GCTCAATATTAGCATATGTTtcaaaaaaccaaatattGATGATGATGGTTTTGAAAGTCTTGTGGGTAATGGGTCAAGAACCagtgaagaagaagaagaagcttCAAGCGAGAAACACGAGCCTGTTAAGAAGG AAACCAGCACTCCAATTCGGGACAAACCAACGGAATTTGTTGCCGAAGacattttcattgaatttgAGCCTGTAACTGAACAAGGAGCCACTTGTGTGCATTGCAAGAGAG GCAGCCAAGATCAGAGTTTAGAAGGGGAGGAAAACAGTTCCAACTGCGCTTCGTGCTTAAAATGCCGGAATTGGGTTAAGCAGCTAAACGACACTGTGACAAAGAAGCTGTGCTCTACCGATTCTGAAAGCGAGGAAAAAGAAGTATTTACGTTCAAAAAACCTAGCGTT AAAAAACGACGAACATCTGCTACTCAAACCCTCCCGAAAATTTCGGTGACTTCGGCATTGGATAGTACTTGCGACACCGAAAACGAAGCTCTCTTATCGCCTCCAGATTGGACTGCGG gaGTCACTACTAATAGCGAGGGCTGCAGCACCGATTTAGATGATGTCTCTGACGCAGCATCTCCTGAGAGGTGCTCTGATTGTTTCTTATTAGACCCAGATGCTAATCCATCTTCAGTTAAAG CGAGTTGCATCATCTACGAGCGCGACGAAATCAAAAAAGCAGACCTCTCAATGCTCGATATCAGCTCCATAATCATCTCCAAAGTTGAGGCTGTATCTTCCTCTTCAGATTACTTTTACGCCGGGATGGTGGTAGCCATGGTATTGGCCCTTTTGCGTCTCATGTGCCGACTCACGGAGGGCGGAACTGCGGTCCTGACATTCTGGGAAACTTGCAAAAATGGCTCTCATAGAGTCGCAGTTTCTGGGTTTGCGACGGATGCTGTTTATGTGATCGTGGACGAGTTGCCGAGGAGGTTCGGAGAGTTGGTAGTTGTGGCGTTGGGCACGTCGCCATG GGAGCGTTACATCGTGGCGATGGCAATGATGCAACGTTTTATCTTTGCCTCCATGGTCTTCTTTCTGTTGGTAGTAGCTGAACGAACCTTCAAACAACGACTTTTGTATGCGAAGTTGTTTTCTCACTTAACATCATCGCGCCGAGCCAGAAAATCGGAAATACCGCATTTTAGGCTAAATAAA GTTCGCAATATAAAAACCTGGTTATCAGTGaggtcatatttaaagaaacgCGGTCCTCAGCGATCAGTCGACGTCATTGTATCGACGGCCTTTGTGGTCACTCTGTTGTTGTTGGCATTTTTGTGTGCGGAACTGTTAAAG GACACAGTGTCCTTTTCCCAGTACTACCTAGAAGCTCTCGTTTGGACCTTAGGCCTGGGCGTAATGCTCCTACGGTTCATCACCTTGGGAACTAAAATAAACGAGAAATACCGCAATCTCTCTGTTCTAATTACCGAACAGATCAATTTGCACCTGCAAATTGAGCAAAAGCCGCATAAGAAGGATGAATTGACTGTGGCCAATAACGTCTTGAAGCTAGCCATAGATCTTCTCAAG GAATTGGAAAATCCCTTTAAAATATCGGGCTTCTGCGCTAACCCGATACTATACAATATAATTAAGCTGGTTATTCTATCAGCCCTTTCAGGTGTTTTGTCTGAGATTCTGGGCTTCAAACTGAAGCTTcacaaaatcaaattcaaatga
- the LOC136419853 gene encoding protein PET100 homolog, mitochondrial codes for MGNWQLEVGKMAMYLAFPVTMFYYFNQPSLFEEWVIKTKRELFPPEDPELRKAFEESFRISRERNTVTFEEKN; via the coding sequence ATGGGAAACTGGCAATTAGAGGTGGGTAAAATGGCCATGTACTTGGCTTTCCCAGTGACAATGTTTTACTACTTCAACCAACCAAGCCTCTTTGAAGAATGGGTGATCAAAACTAAACGAGAATTATTCCCACCTGAAGATCCAGAATTGAGGAAAGCCTTTGAGGAGTCTTTCAGAATCTCAAGAGAGAGAAATACTGTAACTTTTGAGGAGAAGAATTAA